In the Oncorhynchus nerka isolate Pitt River linkage group LG2, Oner_Uvic_2.0, whole genome shotgun sequence genome, one interval contains:
- the LOC115137526 gene encoding zinc fingers and homeoboxes protein 3-like, with protein sequence MASKRKSTVPCMIPSKNKHMREEIILGCLPELLPTIPEDSILSISGKDGRHFFQDSFRPEGGDRWQKGGTYSCPPCHFESRDLNYFLDHLHSCHVDFRAQPSFYCLICGVSVVRFEALALHNSKAHPGVSGGSVTVSLHVRKSDGATIVEQSLFTTNGVDSNDPAISFTKTPIVRMMKAKGQHKKIVVSHTVEVQRIDTGKEMKQTDPTMLTNVPKLQNGSLSGTSGPAMLRKPHTHVITTTVPNQAYHQHSPPTFSFSSSSSNSIKNLPKVMIPLSSIPTYDAAMDTSSFLKTSFGKFPYPTKAELCYLTVVSDWPEELIKLWFTAHRLKQGISWSPEEIEEARRKMFSTVFQGTAPPKQPPKQRHNNHVVNQHTVHAQPAPVGPSHQAARVSHGSVVSRHAGVIATSASISASGHPVTTRVSYVAPTMIPPKYQTVVSGTTQVVARNTIPTTVPSLESDKSVAQRLGLAGNNGCVISTISRSSSSSSSCSSSSSISSYSSISTDAGDHGTRKPISIISCTSNISNNDDCLTDSPDKPNNQSSRHYSIPSVLEGFSSSNKSKVVMSNTGKSNVIAYNIHSNGNTANQDHYPSTMGDDDRNDNNIHKSNNGSMSSGYSSTSNNDNVNNLNHASKAQNENTSTSVIAKSSGSGISIVEDGKCTKEVPMKAMSVLRQLIKEEDYFGDDRTCPELKVDPIKINLQRSMVSDPASKPGSEAFPPELKSETHISDLSQPSFSAPWGKKTPRQVHLLRQAFTSTRWPSSQQSEELSIMTGLPKPEVVRWFSDSRYIHKNSQLKWLEGYQCLPAEGEEGKGPRDYNAGALINPQEVHRKLVEQEVNKQLDGGPEGLSSGQRGFWWGADTQRPLLSPAGPEETGERERAVDTGNAEGLHGHWAEREDDHQQPVTSQAFGEQQTEPRDRLIIELLEV encoded by the coding sequence atgGCCAGCAAGAGGAAGTCAACAGTGCCATGCATGATCCCATCCAAAAACAAACACATGCGTGAGGAGATCATACTTGGCTGCCTCCCTGAGCTCCTACCCACAATCCCAGAGGACAGTATCCTCAGCATATCTGGAAAAGACGGACGCCATTTCTTCCAGGATTCCTTTAGACCTGAAGGGGGTGACAGATGGCAGAAAGGGGGCACATACAGCTGCCCACCTTGCCACTTTGAGTCCAGAGATCTGAACTACTTTTTGGACCACCTGCACAGCTGCCACGTAGACTTCAGGGCCCAGCCCAGTTTCTACTGCCTGATCTGTGGTGTGTCAGTGGTCAGGTTTGAGGCCCTAGCCCTGCACAACTCTAAAGCCCACCCTGGGGTGTCGGGGGGCTCTGTCACCGTGTCCCTGCATGTCAGGAAGAGCGATGGGGCGACTATCGTGGAGCAGAGCCTGTTCACAACAAATGGGGTGGACTCTAACGATCCTGCAATCTCCTTCACTAAAACTCCTATAGTGAGAATGATGAAGGCCAAGGGACAGCACAAGAAGATTGTAGTCTCCCACACAGTAGAGGTGCAGAGGATAGACACTGGGAAGGAGATGAAGCAGACAGACCCCACTATGTTGACGAATGTGCCTAAACTACAGAATGGGTCTCTCAGTGGGACCAGTGGCCCTGCTATGTTGAGGAAACCTCACACTCATGTGATAACGACAACGGTGCCCAATCAAGCCTATCACCAGCACAGCCCTCCCACTttctcattctcctcctcatcctccaattCCATCAAAAACCTCCCAAAGGTGATGATTCCCCTGAGCAGCATCCCCACCTATGATGCTGCCATGGACACCAGCAGTTTTCTCAAGACTTCCTTTGGAAAGTTCCCCTACCCGACCAAAGCTGAGCTTTGCTACCTGACCGTGGTCTCTGATTGGCCAGAGGAGCTGATCAAACTCTGGTTTACCGCCCATAGACTCAAACAGGGCATCAGCTGGTCCCCCGAGGAGATAGAGGAGGCCAGGAGAAAGATGTTCAGCACTGTCTTTCAAGGAACAGCACCCCCAAAACAGCCCCCTAAGCAACGGCACAACAATCATGTTGTAAACCAACACACTGTCCATGCCCAGCCTGCTCCAGTGGGCCCCAGCCACCAGGCTGCCAGGGTGTCCCATGGTAGTGTAGTGAGCAGGCATGCTGGAGTCATAGCCACTTCGGCTAGCATTTCAGCCTCTGGTCACCCGGTCACCACTAGGGTCTCTTATGTCGCCCCAACCATGATCCCCCCGAAATATCAGACAGTGGTCAGCGGAACAACGCAGGTAGTAGCCAGGAACACTATCCCCACTACTGTGCCCAGCCTGGAGTCTGACAAGAGTGTTGCGCAAAGGTTGGGATTGGCGGGAAACAATGGTTGTGTCATTAGCACCATCAGCagaagcagcagtagcagtagtagttgcagtagcagcagcagcatcagtagtTACTCCTCCATTAGTACTGACGCCGGGGACCATGGCACTAGGAAACCAATCAGCATCATCAGTTGCACCTCCAACATTAGCAATAATGATGACTGTCTCACTGACAGCCCTGACAAACCAAACAATCAAAGCAGCAGACATTATAGCATACCATCCGTCCTGGAAGGCTTTAGCAGCAGCAACAAAAGTAAAGTGGTCATGAGTAATACCGGCAAATCTAACGTTATCGCCTATAACATCCATAGCAACGGCAACACAGCTAATCAGGATCATTACCCATCAACAATGGGTGATGATGACCGTAACGACAACAATATCCACAAGTCCAACAACGGCAGTATGAGTAGTGGCTACTCCAGCACTAGCAATAATGATAATGTCAACAACCTGAACCATGCCAGCAAAGCCCAAAACGAAAACACCAGCACCAGTGTCATTGCCAAAAGCAGCGGCAGCGGCATATCTATTGTAGAGGATGGAAAATGCACGAAGGAGGTTCCTATGAAAGCTATGTCAGTCCTGCGGCAGcttatcaaggaggaagactatTTTGGGGATGACAGGACCTGCCCTGAACTAAAAGTTGACCCCATAAAGATCAACCTGCAGAGGTCCATGGTGAGCGATCCAGCTTCAAAACCTGGTTCAGAGGCCTTCCCTCCAGAGCTCAAGTCTGAGACGCACATCTCAGACCTGTCACAACCGTCCTTCTCTGCCCCCTGGGGCAAGAAAACACCCAGGCAGGTGCACCTTCTGAGACAGGCATTCACCAGCACACGCTGGCCCAGCAGCCAGCAGTCTGAGGAGCTGAGTATCATGACGGGTCTGCCCAAGCCAGAGGTGGTCCGCTGGTTCAGTGACAGCCGCTATATTCACAAGAACAGCCAGCTGAAATGGCTGGAGGGCTACCAGTGCCTACcagcagagggggaggaaggaaaaGGCCCCAGAGACTACAACGCAGGGGCACTGATCAACCCTCAGGAGGTTCATAGGAAACTGGTGGAGCAGGAGGTGAACAAGCAGCTTGATGGAGGACCTGAGGGGCTGAGCTCAGGGCAGCGGGGATTCTGGTGGGGTGCAGACACACAGAGGCCGCTGTTGAGTCCAGCAGGGCcagaggagactggggagagagaaagagctgtgGATACAGGGAATGCCGAAGGACTACATGGTCactgggcagagagggaggatgacCACCAGCAGCCAGTTACCAGCCAGGCCTTTGGTGAGCAGCAGACAGAGCCCAG